The following coding sequences lie in one Myxococcus xanthus genomic window:
- a CDS encoding energy transducer TonB: protein MFETFDSGPDVQSARRFALSTTASVAVFALMGIAAITAAGKVTEVIKEKKGTDVVFRPPPPPPPPPVVEAKPPPPPPPPPKPKLAPRPAPPAAAKAPPPAAPTVAPAPIVVPKEVPLEKPPEAATETVAAAPIAVGGTGALVPGGVVGGVPGGDTLAGGGGRVAPINLPESGTPPEPLSSNLTPEYPSEARSKGLEGMVILKGVVGVDGRVSQLKVMRGDEPFASAAMAAAKTWRFKPAVVGGQPTAVFRIFKVPFRLKS, encoded by the coding sequence ATGTTCGAGACCTTCGACAGCGGCCCGGACGTCCAATCGGCGCGGCGGTTCGCGCTCTCCACTACGGCGTCCGTCGCCGTGTTCGCGCTGATGGGCATCGCCGCCATCACCGCGGCCGGCAAGGTGACGGAAGTCATCAAAGAGAAGAAGGGCACGGACGTGGTGTTCCGTCCGCCGCCCCCTCCTCCGCCACCACCCGTGGTTGAGGCGAAGCCGCCGCCTCCGCCCCCGCCTCCTCCCAAGCCGAAGCTGGCGCCCAGGCCCGCTCCGCCCGCAGCCGCGAAGGCGCCCCCGCCGGCCGCGCCCACCGTGGCGCCCGCGCCCATCGTCGTCCCCAAGGAAGTACCGCTGGAGAAGCCGCCCGAGGCCGCGACGGAGACGGTGGCCGCCGCGCCCATCGCCGTGGGTGGCACCGGCGCGCTCGTTCCCGGTGGCGTGGTGGGCGGCGTCCCTGGCGGTGACACGCTCGCCGGCGGTGGCGGCCGCGTCGCGCCCATCAACCTTCCGGAGTCCGGCACGCCGCCGGAGCCCCTCTCCTCCAACCTCACGCCGGAATACCCCTCCGAGGCCCGCTCCAAGGGCCTGGAAGGCATGGTCATCCTCAAGGGCGTGGTGGGCGTGGATGGCCGCGTCAGCCAGCTGAAGGTGATGCGCGGCGACGAGCCCTTCGCCAGCGCGGCCATGGCCGCCGCGAAGACGTGGCGCTTCAAGCCCGCAGTCGTCGGCGGTCAGCCCACGGCGGTGTTCCGCATCTTCAAGGTTCCGTTCCGTCTCAAGTCGTAA
- a CDS encoding glycosyltransferase family 87 protein produces the protein MGVEWCRCPPHPSLLMTAVAPGPSRSESPPPAAGEGTSLEVRAPWARWAWWLVLAVLAVAAVAVGQHPRRGVDFRVYLMAAERFWEATDIYRLSDGTMPFKYAPITAPLFLPFTLLPARAAVALWNLGSIAALAAVARLTMRATPSSGEATPWAWAPALTTLALLPSFTFELFYGQVDAVILLLILLSTLGAERGQVWRPGAAFAVAFLLKPPAALVGLFFLWRRHWRVIGATAVVGLVLTLPTLARYGWDGTLVQFQLWSDTLARTTPPWALQSNTQGLPTVLLALVYPPDTVVPPGDMSLAQAVAMVLFVAAVVWARPGPADLIAVCCLGVTLLSPLAWRANYVLAWPLIRAAVESRHRPNLVLVALIALTGVLVSDSGLGAEWSRHVLLWRPFALVYTALLIALLSQMRRMGAPRAVVDADAVSRLPRCFGGGLAP, from the coding sequence GTGGGCGTGGAATGGTGCCGCTGCCCACCCCACCCCTCCCTACTGATGACCGCCGTCGCCCCGGGGCCCTCCCGCTCCGAATCCCCCCCACCGGCCGCGGGTGAGGGGACATCCCTTGAAGTGCGTGCGCCCTGGGCGCGCTGGGCCTGGTGGCTCGTGCTGGCCGTCCTCGCCGTGGCCGCTGTCGCCGTGGGTCAGCATCCCCGCAGGGGCGTGGACTTCCGCGTCTACCTCATGGCGGCGGAGCGGTTCTGGGAAGCCACGGACATCTACCGCCTGTCCGACGGCACCATGCCGTTCAAGTACGCGCCCATCACCGCGCCCCTCTTCCTTCCCTTCACCCTGCTCCCCGCGCGCGCCGCCGTGGCCCTGTGGAACCTGGGCTCCATCGCCGCGCTCGCCGCAGTGGCCCGCCTCACCATGCGCGCCACGCCTTCGTCGGGGGAAGCCACGCCCTGGGCCTGGGCGCCCGCGCTGACGACGCTGGCCCTGCTGCCGTCCTTCACCTTCGAGCTGTTCTACGGTCAGGTGGACGCCGTCATCCTGCTGCTCATCCTCCTGTCCACGCTCGGCGCCGAACGCGGACAGGTGTGGCGCCCCGGCGCCGCCTTCGCCGTCGCCTTCCTGCTCAAGCCGCCCGCCGCCCTCGTCGGCCTCTTCTTCCTGTGGCGCCGGCATTGGCGCGTCATCGGCGCCACCGCGGTGGTGGGACTGGTGCTCACCCTGCCCACGCTCGCCCGCTACGGCTGGGACGGCACGCTGGTCCAGTTCCAGCTCTGGAGCGACACGCTGGCGCGCACCACGCCGCCCTGGGCGCTCCAGTCCAACACGCAGGGCCTGCCCACCGTGCTGCTGGCGCTGGTGTACCCGCCCGACACCGTGGTGCCCCCCGGTGACATGTCCCTGGCGCAGGCCGTGGCCATGGTCCTGTTCGTCGCCGCCGTCGTGTGGGCAAGACCCGGGCCAGCGGACCTCATCGCCGTGTGTTGCCTGGGTGTCACCCTGCTGTCACCGCTGGCGTGGCGCGCGAACTACGTGCTGGCCTGGCCGTTGATCCGTGCCGCGGTGGAGAGCCGCCACCGGCCCAACCTGGTGCTGGTGGCGCTCATCGCCCTCACGGGTGTCCTCGTCTCCGACTCGGGACTGGGCGCGGAATGGAGCCGCCACGTCCTCCTGTGGCGCCCCTTCGCGCTCGTCTACACGGCGCTGCTGATCGCCCTGCTGTCGCAGATGCGCCGCATGGGCGCACCGCGAGCGGTGGTGGACGCCGACGCCGTGTCACGCCTGCCACGTTGCTTTGGTGGCGGGCTCGCGCCGTGA
- a CDS encoding dihydrolipoyl dehydrogenase family protein, which translates to MAEAFDVVVIGAGPAGEVAGARAAEAGLSVALVEHELLGGECSYWACIPSKALLRPGEVRWLAEHAAGVREKLQDGIDARAVLDHRNSMVSNYQDDSQVKWAEDAKLKVVRGTGKLTGPRKVRVENKDGAVRELEARKAVVLATGSRPRIPDIPGLKDAQPWDNRQGTAARQAPKRLVVLGGGAVAVELAQAWRSLGSEVTLVQRGKGLLSRAEPFAGEQVAQALRDAGVRVLLGMNVSRVQRPGGKGEVTVTLSNGEQVVADEVLVAMGRVPRTEGLGLETVGLVGGKPVEVDDQLRAKGVDGGWLYACGDTNGRNLLTHMGKYQARMVGDVIAGKQARAWADAKATPQVVFTHPQVASVGLTEAKAREAGLPVRTVEKQLQDVPGTSLVGKGLTGTVKWVVDEKRRVLVGATFTGPEVGEMLHAATIAVAGEVPLDTLWHSVPSFPTMSEVWLKLLEAYGL; encoded by the coding sequence ATGGCGGAAGCGTTCGACGTGGTGGTGATTGGGGCGGGCCCCGCGGGTGAAGTCGCCGGTGCGCGCGCCGCGGAGGCCGGGCTGTCGGTGGCGCTGGTGGAGCATGAGCTGCTCGGAGGTGAGTGCTCGTACTGGGCCTGCATCCCCAGCAAGGCCTTGCTGCGTCCGGGAGAAGTCAGGTGGCTGGCGGAGCATGCCGCCGGCGTGCGCGAGAAGCTCCAGGATGGCATCGACGCGCGCGCGGTGCTGGACCACCGGAATTCGATGGTCAGCAACTACCAGGACGACTCCCAGGTGAAGTGGGCCGAGGACGCGAAGCTGAAGGTGGTGCGGGGCACCGGCAAGCTCACGGGCCCGCGCAAGGTGCGCGTGGAGAACAAGGACGGCGCCGTGCGGGAGCTGGAGGCCCGCAAGGCCGTGGTGCTGGCCACTGGCAGCCGGCCGCGCATCCCGGACATCCCGGGGCTGAAAGACGCCCAGCCCTGGGACAACCGCCAGGGCACTGCGGCCAGGCAGGCGCCCAAGCGGCTGGTGGTGCTGGGCGGCGGCGCCGTCGCGGTGGAGCTGGCCCAGGCGTGGCGCTCGCTGGGCTCCGAGGTGACGCTGGTGCAGCGCGGAAAGGGATTGCTGTCCCGGGCGGAGCCCTTCGCCGGAGAGCAGGTGGCCCAGGCGCTGCGGGACGCCGGCGTGCGCGTGCTGCTGGGAATGAACGTGTCGCGCGTCCAGCGGCCCGGCGGCAAGGGCGAGGTGACGGTGACGCTGTCCAATGGAGAGCAGGTCGTCGCGGACGAAGTCCTGGTGGCCATGGGCCGCGTGCCCCGCACGGAGGGACTCGGGCTGGAGACGGTGGGGCTCGTGGGCGGCAAGCCCGTGGAGGTGGATGACCAGCTCCGCGCGAAGGGCGTGGACGGCGGCTGGCTCTACGCGTGCGGCGACACCAACGGCCGCAACCTCCTCACCCACATGGGCAAGTACCAGGCCCGCATGGTGGGCGACGTCATCGCGGGCAAGCAGGCAAGGGCCTGGGCGGACGCGAAGGCCACCCCGCAAGTCGTCTTCACCCACCCGCAGGTGGCCAGCGTGGGCCTCACCGAGGCCAAGGCGCGCGAGGCCGGGCTGCCGGTGCGCACGGTGGAGAAGCAGCTCCAGGATGTGCCCGGCACGTCGCTGGTGGGCAAGGGCCTCACTGGCACCGTGAAGTGGGTGGTGGACGAGAAGCGCCGGGTGCTCGTGGGCGCCACGTTCACCGGGCCGGAGGTGGGTGAGATGCTCCACGCGGCCACCATCGCCGTGGCAGGGGAGGTGCCGCTCGACACGCTGTGGCACTCGGTGCCGTCGTTCCCCACCATGAGCGAGGTGTGGTTGAAGCTGCTGGAGGCGTACGGCCTCTAG
- a CDS encoding ribosome-binding factor A translates to MSSSRNRRTSSSRHLRVQSHLSQEVSRTFRGELSDPRLEGVALTSFELSPDGRLVRIGYTVTPEAAAAGLRPLQAALEGASGYLRSQLAEHLDLKRVPQLRFIYIGVSEHTPGAAEEGES, encoded by the coding sequence ATGTCCTCTTCCAGGAATCGCCGTACCTCGTCATCGCGCCATCTGCGCGTGCAGTCCCATCTGTCCCAAGAAGTCTCCCGCACCTTCCGGGGGGAGCTGTCCGACCCGAGGCTCGAAGGCGTCGCGCTGACGTCCTTCGAGCTGTCGCCGGACGGCCGCCTCGTTCGCATCGGCTACACCGTCACGCCCGAAGCCGCGGCTGCCGGCCTTCGTCCCCTGCAGGCGGCGCTCGAAGGCGCCAGCGGCTACCTGCGCTCGCAGCTCGCGGAGCATCTCGACCTCAAGCGCGTGCCGCAGCTTCGTTTCATCTACATTGGCGTCTCGGAGCACACGCCCGGAGCGGCGGAGGAGGGCGAGTCATGA
- a CDS encoding RtcB family protein codes for MMPRLLPPAPGCRPILVWARALPPGAEKQLRHIASQPYVVEHVAAMPDLHVASGIAVGTVFATEHHVVPGALGGDLGCGVSAWRFPLTSGLPGRDVLEHVLSQLADRIPVGDAVHRGRGLSLPPALESPPLSTQKLRHAWERLAPRHMGTLGGGNHFLELDRDADGALWLLLHTGSRGVGAAIADHHGRVARALGEGGLPALSIHTAEGAACLADTQWACRFALANREAIAARALDVLEEVLGVAADTTSVVDVHHNHVAQEEHGGRLLWVHRKGAVGLQAGQRGLIPGSMGTASYVVEGRGEPRAFRSCSHGAGRVLTRSEARARIRPAALEHVLRRVVYDKGRTAALVEEAPAAYRDITEVLEDEADLVRPLLRLTPLAVLKG; via the coding sequence ATGATGCCCCGTCTGCTTCCGCCCGCACCGGGCTGCAGGCCCATCCTCGTCTGGGCCCGAGCGCTGCCTCCCGGCGCGGAGAAGCAGCTGCGTCACATCGCCTCCCAGCCCTATGTCGTGGAGCACGTGGCCGCCATGCCGGACCTCCACGTCGCTTCCGGCATCGCAGTGGGCACCGTCTTCGCCACTGAGCACCACGTCGTACCGGGGGCGCTGGGCGGAGACCTGGGCTGCGGCGTGAGCGCCTGGCGTTTCCCACTCACCTCGGGCCTTCCCGGACGGGACGTGCTGGAGCACGTGCTGTCTCAGTTGGCCGACCGCATCCCCGTGGGTGACGCCGTCCACCGGGGCCGGGGGCTGTCATTGCCCCCGGCGCTGGAGTCACCGCCCCTGTCCACCCAGAAGCTGCGCCATGCCTGGGAGCGGCTGGCGCCCAGACACATGGGGACGCTCGGGGGCGGCAACCACTTCCTCGAACTGGACCGGGATGCGGACGGGGCCCTCTGGCTGCTGCTGCACACCGGCTCCCGGGGCGTCGGCGCGGCCATCGCGGACCACCACGGACGGGTGGCCCGGGCGCTCGGGGAGGGCGGCTTGCCGGCCCTGAGCATCCACACCGCCGAGGGCGCCGCCTGCCTCGCCGACACGCAGTGGGCCTGCCGCTTCGCGCTCGCCAACCGGGAGGCCATCGCCGCTCGCGCGCTGGACGTCCTGGAGGAAGTCCTGGGCGTGGCCGCCGACACCACGTCGGTCGTGGATGTGCACCACAACCACGTCGCTCAAGAGGAGCACGGGGGCCGCCTGCTGTGGGTCCACCGCAAGGGCGCGGTGGGACTCCAGGCCGGCCAGCGCGGGCTCATCCCGGGTTCCATGGGCACGGCGTCCTACGTCGTGGAGGGCCGGGGCGAGCCGCGTGCCTTCCGCTCCTGCTCACACGGGGCGGGCCGTGTCCTCACCCGTTCAGAGGCGCGGGCGCGCATCCGCCCGGCGGCGCTGGAGCACGTGCTGCGCCGCGTGGTGTACGACAAGGGGCGCACCGCCGCCCTGGTGGAGGAGGCGCCCGCCGCCTACCGCGACATCACCGAGGTGCTGGAGGACGAGGCCGACCTCGTCCGGCCGCTCCTGCGTCTCACGCCGCTCGCCGTCCTCAAGGGCTGA
- a CDS encoding non-proteolytic archaemetzincin-like protein, which produces MPQKTLLLVSVGSPPASLLRDWQDPLAAQMGVAAVVSKTVLPTPAYAFNKDRGQYHCNAIMRRLTPMLEPGQFAVLGISDVDLFVPDSPFVFGEADRESKTAVMSLHRLAQGAASDTLRRRAQVEVVHQAGHLLGLSYCEDPRCVMFFAQTPQDCDRKQLSLCNLCRNELQKLNR; this is translated from the coding sequence ATGCCGCAGAAGACACTCCTTCTGGTCTCCGTGGGTAGCCCGCCAGCCTCTCTCTTGAGGGACTGGCAGGACCCGCTGGCGGCGCAAATGGGTGTCGCGGCCGTGGTGTCGAAGACGGTATTGCCGACGCCCGCCTACGCCTTCAACAAGGACCGTGGCCAGTACCACTGCAACGCCATCATGCGGCGGCTGACGCCCATGCTGGAGCCCGGCCAGTTCGCCGTGTTGGGCATCTCCGACGTGGACCTCTTCGTCCCGGACTCGCCTTTCGTCTTCGGGGAAGCGGACCGCGAATCGAAGACGGCGGTGATGAGCCTCCATCGCCTGGCCCAGGGCGCCGCCAGCGATACGTTGCGGCGCCGCGCGCAGGTGGAGGTGGTGCACCAGGCGGGACACCTGCTCGGGTTGTCCTACTGCGAGGACCCGCGGTGCGTGATGTTCTTCGCGCAGACGCCGCAGGACTGTGACCGCAAGCAGCTGTCGCTCTGCAACCTCTGCCGCAACGAGCTCCAGAAGCTCAACCGCTGA